The window CATAATTAGTAAACCAGCCCACTATTTCACGATTTGTCCAGCCGCCCTTTGCTTCTAAAGCCTGAGGCAAGTCCCAATGGTAAATAGTTACCCAGGGTTCTATCCCCTGCTCAAGGCAGTAATTAATTACGTTGTTATAATGATCTATCCCCAGTTGGTTCACTTCGCCTTCACCATTGGGTAAGATTCGCGTCCAGGCTATTGAAAACCTGAAATTAGGGATATTCATTTGTTTGATCAGATCGATATCCTCGCGATAACGATGATAAAAATCGCAGGCAGTTTCAGCTGTTTCGCCGTTTAGTACTTTGCCTTTTTTTGATGTAAACTCATCCCATATGGACCGGCCTTTACCATCCTTAGTGCATGCGCCTTCCGTCTGAAACGCGGCTGTAGATACGCCCCAGGCAAAATCATCCCCAAAAAGTTTTTTATTGAGTTTATTGTCCATTTATACCGGGCCATTGGCCAGGCCCAATTTGTTGATTATAACCGGATAAAAAAAGTATATGCCAACAATAATTTAGTGCATAAAAGATGAACGCATACTTTTTATTACCAGCCATTCGCGCACAATACCTACCAGGCTTAAAATGTTTGCTATAAGTTTCATGACAATCTTTTTTTGATTACACTAAATTACAATGGCTATATAAAGCAGGTCTTATGCTAATATGATATTATTGTTAATAATTCATGCTATAACAAAAAAACTCCCGGGTTTTTCCGGGAGTTCTTACTTTAAAAGGTTTTATTTGTTCATATCACGCAACGCCTTCACCTTATCGTGGGCGGCTTTTAATACGCTTTGCTGACGCGTTAAAATCTCGCGCAGGTAAGTTGGCAGGGAGTCGTCTTCCAATACCATTTTATAAGCCTTCTGCGCTGCATCTTCACCAAATTCACAACTCTCTAAAACGGATTGATTAGATGAACCTAAAGCATCCTTCACACTCATCCATACGCGGTATATTTTACCGCTAATGGTTGTGCCAGTTTCAATTTCACCGCCCAGGCTTTGTACTTCAGTGCCTAACTCCATTTTAAATTGATGGCTTTCACCAATGCAATTTGTAAAAAGCTCCCTTAGTTCGGTATCTTCTTCTTTTAAATCGTTCAGGGCTTTTTCGTATCCTGTAATACGATCATTATGGATCTCTATCAGATCATTTAAATTTTCAACTGTTACGCTTGTAGTTTCCATGGTTATTGATGTTTTTATACTTTGACAACATGCCGAAACGAAAATTGTTTAACTAAAAGTAAATATGATTTACAATTAATTCCTTCCCCGAAACGCCGATATAAGCCAGATGATAAGAAACACAACTACTAAAGCAACAATAATACCTACAGCAAAACTTGCTTTAAGTAATCCGCCGATAACCTGGCAACTGCTTAGTGTAGCTACTACAAAGGCAATTAAAAAGATGTTAAGTTTTTTCATAAGGTTGTTATTTATTTATTGATTTACAACTCCATATGTTTAGTTATTGTTTTCTTGTTTTACAAACCTTAATAATTTTGCAGGTTATTTATCTGAAATCCCCAAATACTGACTTATCGTACATATTTGAAAGATTAATTGTTACAACATTAAACCTTTGTTATCTTTGTTAGTCAAAGATTCAAGCATTCGTTTATTATATGAGCTACGAGATACAACCGGGAATTGAAGTTGAAAATTGTATAAAGTGTGGAAGCAGGCCCGTGATTGATCAGACCAAAAAAGGTTGGGAGGTTAAGTGCCCAAATGACGCTTGTAAAAATGTGATAGCAGCCCCGCTTGTAGATTTTGAAACCTGGAACAGGGTAAACAAAAAGAATGTCGACCTAAAACCTGGTGACAATAAATTTATGCGTTCGGCATAGATTTCACTTTCTTAACTAATATGGATAGGCTATATTCGGGCCATCTTATGTCATCGTTACTTATTTCTGTCAATGAAGGTAGTATTAGCTATCCGGCAGTTACCGTATTAACCGATGTTTCCTTTGAGATTAACAAAGGACAACATTGGGCATTTATAGGAGAAAGCGGATCGGGCAAAACTTCGTTGTTAAATATTATTGCCGGGAATCTTATCTTAAAAAAAGGGGTTATTACACGCGTTTTTACCGACGACACTAAGAATAATTCAGACTTCCATCATCATATAGCGTTTGTGAGCGCTAAACATCATTTCCGTAACCTGTCCAATACATCCGATTTTTATTATCAGCAACGTTACAACTCATCCGATTCGGAAGATGCACTAACTGTAGCCGACTATCTGAATGATATTCAATCTGACGATAGCATCTCACACTACTGGAATTACGATAAAGCAACAGCCCTGTTAAAATTAAGCACTTTAGCCGACAAGCAGCTAATCAAACTATCAAACGGCGAGACAAAACGATTAATGATAGCCGCTGCCTTGCTTAAAAATCCTGCATTGTTATTACTTGATAATCCGTTAGCAGGGCTGGATACCCAGACACGCGCTGAATTCAATGCAATCATTAATCAGATTGCGGCTTCGGGTATAACCATAATTATGGCTACCAGCCCATATGAAGTACCCGAGGCTATTACACACATTGGTACTTTAAAAAACGGAAGGTTTTCTTCATTTTCAAAAGATCAGTTTAAAGCAGATGGTTTATTCGTTGAATCTTCAGCAACTGAAAATCTTGATCTCTTAGCACTGCTATACGACTACCCTGCCGATAATTACACTGATATTGTGCGTATGAGCAATGTTAACATCCGGTATGGCAATAAGCTTATACTGAATAACATTAACTGGCAAATAAAACAGGGTGAACGGTGGGCATTGCTGGGGCCTAATGGCGCAGGAAAATCAACTTTATTAAGCTTGATTAATGGTGACAATCCACAGGCTTATGCTAATAATATTATACTGTTTGATAAAAAACGCGGTAGTGGCGAAAGTATTTGGGATATTAAAAAAAGAACCGGATTTATATCGCCCGAATTATATCAATATTTCCCGGCAGATAGTAGTTGTTTACAAGCTATTGAATCGGGCTATTATGATACTACAGGCTTGTTTCGCCCGTCAGATAAAGCGAAAGCAGCCCATGCCCTGCAATGGATGAAAATGCTTGAAATAGCTCAATACGCACGGCAGTTATTAAAAAATATCCCGGCCAGCGCACAGCGCTTATGTTTGCTTGCGCGCGCTATGGTGAAAAGCCCGGCCTTATTAATATTAGACGAACCTTGCCAGGGTATGGACGACCACCAGATCAGCCATTTTAAAGCCCTTATCGATGCTATTTGCCAACAGACCAACATAACCCTTATTTATGTAACCCATTACGCTGAACACATTCCAAACAGCATCAGCAAGACTTTAAAACTGGACTCGGGTTTAATAATTGGAGATTAGCTATGGTTCGATTATTTTTAACTAATCACCAATTACTAATTCTATTCACTATCTTTAAGTCCATTAACCTATTTTTTCTTCATGGCATTAAGTAAGCGCGGTAACTTTCACTGGCTGATTGGCATTTTTGCGGTAATAAAAATCACATTAAACTTATTTGCAATATCACACTTTGGGTTTCACCGCGATGAGCTTTTACATCTGGTGCTGGCCGATCATTTGGATTGGGGTTATAAGGAAGTACCGCCGTTAATTGCAGTGTTAGCTTATATCAGTATTCATGTATTTGGAACATCTGTTTTCGCGGCACGCATACTTACTACACTTTGTGCTGGTTTAATAATTTGGATAACTGGATTAATAGTGGTAGAACTTGGCGGCCGCAAATTTGCTATTACAATAGCCTGTATAGCTATGCTGTTTGCGCCGGCCTTTGTAGCCAGCGGCTATTTGTTTCAACCCGTAGTGTTCGATCAGTTTTGGTGGGTGCTGGCAGTATGGCTTTTAGTAAAATACGTTAACACCCAGCAACCAAAATACCTTTATTGGCTGGGTGCTGCTGTTGGCTTTGGTATGCTTACCAAATATACCATGGCCTTTTTTACATTTGCTTTGCTGCTGGGCATACTGATAAGCAAACAACGCCGTATTTTATTTAATAAACATGTATTTATCGCTTTTTTAATTGCTACATTAATATTTCTTCCCAATGCTATTTGGCAATACCTGCATCATTTTCCGTTTGTAACCCATATGCACACCCTGCAAAAAGAGCAACTGGATTACAACAACCGGGGCGATTTTATTAAACAGCAACTTTTAGTGAATGGAACTGCGCTATTTGTATGGATAGCGGGGTTTATATTCCTGTTATTCTCGTTCCGCTTGCGCAAATTTCAGTTCCTTGCATTTGCTTATATGCTGATATTTTTGTTTTTAGTATTAATGCACGGTAAACAATACTACCTGTTCGGCGCTTATCCTATGCTGTTTGCCGCGGGTGGTATTGCTTTTGAACGTTTATTAAAATCGTGGCGCCCCGCATTACGTATCGTGGTCGTTATTCTGTTGACCGTACCCAATCTTTTTCTATTCCCGGTTTTATTGCCGGTATTGCCTATTAACCAAACCCTGGCCTGGTTTAGGTTTACTGATAAACTTCATGTTTTTGATTTTGCAGTTACCTGGGAAGATCATAAAAAACATGGCACCACGCAGGATTATGGCGATATGTTTGGGTGGGATGAATTATCTCAAAAAGTAGCAGGCGCTTATCATCAACTTACCCCCCAACAGCAAAAGCAAACCATGATATTTGCCAGCAATTACGGACAAGCAGGAGCTATTCATCATTTTGCAAAACAATACAATATGCCCGATGTGGTTAGCTTGAATAGCAGTTTTGCATTATGGGCGCCTGACCACCCCCAGTTTAAATACATGATATATGTAGATACCAATTATGACCCGGATATTAAAGATTTAACGCCGATGGTTAGCCAGGTGCGTGAAATTGGCAAAATAACCGCGCCCCTGGCAGTAGAATATGGAACTACCATTTATCTGTTTACCGATCCAAAACCTGTTTTGTTTGACCGATATAATAAGGAGTTGGCCAGGAAAAACATGGAATAAATTTGTGAATTGTGATTTGTTTAACATCGACAAAACAAATCAGGATAATTATAATTATTGATACAATACTCATTAAAAATGCGCGGTCTTAAAACTATTATTTTCCTTATCATATCCAACACCTTTATGACCTTTGCATGGTATGGGCATTTGAAATTCAAAGATTATAGCTGGGGGAAAAGCCTTGGTTTAATATCCATAATTCTTATTAGCTGGGGATTGGCATTCTTTGAGTATATGTTTCAGGTACCGGCTAACAGGGCTGGTTTTAAAGGAGATGGCGGCCCTTATAGCCTGGTGCAGTTAAAAACCATACAAGAAGCCATCACGTTAACCGTTTTTATGGTGTTCAGTATTATCTTTTTTAAAACTGAAAAGTTTGGCTGGAACCACCTGGTGGGTTTCGGGCTGATTGTATTGGCTGTATTTGTGATATTTAAGAAATGGTGATTGGGAGAGATTCAAGAACTAAGACTCAGGGTTCTAAAACTAAATTTCTTTCAACGCCTTTATAGTCCCTAATTGATCCTTAGCCGAAAAAACAAAATTGCCTGCTACTAATACATTGGCGCCCGCTTCAATTAACATGGCGGCATTTTGAAGGGACACGCCACCATCAATTTCAATATACAGGTTAGGATTTCGACCGTCGGCCATGTTGCTTAGCTCGCGTATTTTTTTGTAGGTATTATTAATAAATTGTTGCCCCCCGAAACCCGGGTTCACAGACATGATCAATACGATATCTACATCTTCAATGATATCATCCAGCAATGCAACTGGTGTATGTGGGTTTAATGCCACCCCTGCTTTACAACCCAAATCTTTTATGGCATGTATAGTGCGGTGCAGGTGCGTACAGGTTTCATAGTGCACTGTCATATGGTCGGCCCCGGCGTCTTTAAAAGCCTGCAAGTAACTGTCGGGATCGCTGATCATCAAATGCACATCAAGCGGCTTTTTTGCATGCTGTTTAACAGCTTTAACTACCGGCAGGCCAAATGATATATTCGGCACAAAATGGCCGTCCATAATATCCACATGTATCCAATCCGCTTCGCTATTATTTATCATTTCAATATCGCGTTGCAGGTTAGCAAAATCGGCTGCTAAAATAGATGGGGCTATTAAATGGTTATTGGTCATGATAAGATATGATGTTACTGCAAAAATAAAATTAGTTTATAAATAAATTTCATAAACACCCAATTCGTCATTGAGCATAAAATCTAAAATTTTTTGTTCGCGCAAAAGTAATTGTTCTGATATTATCGATGTATTAATATTGCCGGTTCGCAACCATATTATCTTAGGAGGAAAGGAATATAGATTGTGTATATCAATGAAATCTTCATCAAACGTTAGGATTAGATAATCATTCGCTTTCGCAAACTTCCATATTGCCATATCAGACAATGGTTTTATCCCTACAATTTCATTTACGGGCAAAATATCCCATTCTGTTAGCAAGCGTTTAATGCGCCATGAAATATTTTCATCTGCAAGCAGGCGAATCGTCATGCTACTTTAATAGTGCGCTCTTTATTAGCCGCGTAAGCAAGACATGATAATATTTGTTCTTCGGTGAGTTGGGGGAAATCAGAAAGAATTTCCTGATGCGTCATACCTGCAGCCAACCATTGCAGCACATCATATACAGTGATACGTGTCCCTTTAATAACAGGTTTGCCAAACCTTATTTCAGGATTAACCTCAATATATAATTTATAATCAACTGCAATTGCCATAATACAAACTTAATATTTTAAACGGATAGTATCAATTGAATGACTTAGGATACTTAATCACAATTCTGTAGCAAATCGTAGTATTTGCGTATCAGTTCTGTATCGTAGTTAACAAGGGAGTTATATGCTTCGGTAACCAGCTCGGTAAGGATTGATGCGCCTAATGTACCGGCACCGTTGGGGATATCTTCGTAATATCTAATTAATTCTTTAACACGGATAATCTCATAAAGCAGTGCCTGAATTAAATCAGTCTGAGCGTTCCCATGCCCTCCGGAAGAATGATGGTTAAGGAAATCTAAAGGATTATCGGTATTGGCGGAAGTCATTTTAATTGGATGCGCGCACTTAATTAGAATTGATTAGAAGTTTTTGGTATTATTCTTAATTAAGGAAATACTAAAAAAGTGTTTTTGTTTTAATTATTTACATTTTTTTTCAAAAAACTAAAAAAGCCCCTTAAAAAGGGGCTTTTATTAAATATTACTTAATAAAATTAATTAGCAGAGGCTGGTCTTTCCGGCTTTGGCAATAAAGCCTTGCGCGATAGTTTCAGCTTACCCTGTTTATCAACTTCCAATAATTTAACTTTTACTATTTCACCAATCTCAAACACACCGTCCATTGTTTCAATGCGTTTGTGATCGATCTCTGAAATGTGCAGCAAACCATCTTTACCAGGCATAATTTCAATAAATGCACCGAAAGGCATAATCGAGCGTACTTTACCTTCATAAGTTTCGCCAACTTCTGGTTTCATGGCAATAGCTTTAATACGGCCAACGGCAGCATCAATAGCAGCTTTGTCATCAGCAAATATTTGTACTACGCCCTGATTGCCAACTTCTTCAATAGAAATAGTGGCACCGGTTTCGCGTTGCATTTCCTGGATAATTTTACCACCCGGGCCAATTACGGCACCAATATATTCTTTATCTATACGGATGGTAACAATACGTGGCGCGTGTGGCTTGTAATCTTCGCGAGGAGCTTCAATTGTTTTAGCCATTTCACCTAAAATATGCAAACGGCCAGCTTTTGCCTGATCTAATGCTTTCCCTAAAACTTCGTATGACAGACCGTTGATCTTCAAGTCCATTTGGCAAGCAACAATACCATTTTTAGTACCGGTTACTTTAAAGTCCATATCACCTAAGTGGTCTTCGTCGCCAAGGATATCTGAAAGGATAGCATATTTGGTACCCATTTCGTTAGTAATTAAGCCCATGGCAATACCTGATACAGGCTCCTTGATCTTAATCCCTGCATCCATCAGCGCTAATGTGCCCGCACAAACGGTGGCCATTGATGACGAACCGTTTGATTCCAGGATATCAGAAACGATACGGATAGTGTAAGGGTTCTCATCGTCAGCTGGTAATACTTGTTTTAATGAACGCATTGCCAAGTTACCATGACCGATCTCGCGGCGGCCTGCTCCCCTGTTAGGGCGCACCTCGCCTGTTGAGAAACCAGGGAAATTATAGTGCAGCAGAAATTTTTGGTAACCGTTAATAAACGCGCCGTCAATCATTTGCTCGTCATCCTTAGCCCCTAAGGTAACGGTGGTTAACGATTGGGTTTCGCCACGGGTAAATACCGCCGAACCGTGCGCTGCAGGTAAGTAACCTACTTCGCTCCAGATAGGGCGTATCTCGGTAGTTTTACGGCCATCTAAACGTTTGCCTTCATCAAGTACCAGATTACGGATAGCGTCGTATTCAACGTCGTGATAGTATTTCTTAGCCAGGAATTTGGTAACGTCGTCAATCTCGCCTAAAGTAGCGATATAATTGTCGCGCACTTCTTTAAATTTAGCACTGCGCTCGTCTTTACCAGAGGCTGAAGATGCGATAGCGTAAACCTGATCATAAGTAGCAGCATAAATTGCTTTCTTCAGGTCTTCATTATGGTTTTCGTGGCTGTAGGTACGTTTTTCAGTTTTACCAACAGCTTCAGTTAGTTCACGCTGGATTAAACAGTGGTGTTTAATGGCGGTATGGGCAAATTTAATTGCCTCCAGCATTTCTTCTTCTTGTATCTCTTTGCATTCGCCTTCAACCATGTTGATATCGAACTCAGAACCGGCTACGATAAATTCTAACGTCGCGCGCTCAAGGTCGCTTAAGGTTGGGTTAATCACCAGCTGCCCGTCAATTTTAGCTACACGGACTTCAGAGATTGGGCCATTAAAAGGTATATCAGAAACAGCCAGTGCTGCTGACGCTGCCAAACCGGCAAGGCAATCAGGCATAATGTTTTTGTCGGCTGATATTAACGAGATCATTACCTGGGTATCAGCATGATAATCTTCAGGGAATAATGGGCGCAGCGCGCGGTCAACCAAACGTGAAATTAATACTTCATAGTCTGACAGACGTGCCTCGCGGCGTAAAAAACCACCCGGGATACGACCTGTTGCGGCGTATTTCTCCTGGTAGTCAACAGAAAGTGGTAAAAAATCAACCCCTTCTTTAGCTTCAAACGATGAAACTACGGTAGCCAGCAACATGGTGTCACCCATTTTTACTACCACGCTTCCATGCGCTTGTTTGGCCAGCTTACCGGTTTCGATCTCAATGGTGCGGCCGTCACCTAAATCAATAACCTTTTTAATTACATTTAAACTCATCTTTTTTGCGTTGTGATGCACCTTTCATCTTTAGGGGCGCACCGGTTTTATATATTGTAAAGTTGTTTCGAACAAAGTAAAAAAGCCATTCGACTAACGAACGGCTTTTTTTGCAAAAACGCGGAAAGTTTATTTAATGATATCCCTAAGCTCTAAAGCTTTGATAATAGCACGATATCTTTCAATGTCTTTTTTGTACAGGTATGCCAGCAATCCGCGGCGTTTACCTACTAATTTTTGCAGCGACAACTGGGTTGAAAAATCCTTGCGGTTTTTTTTCAGGTGACCAGTTAAATGCGCTATGCGGGTGGTGAATAAAGCAACCTGTGCTTCAGTTGAACCAGTGTTGGTAGCAACGCCACCGTGTTTTGCAAAGATCTCTGCCTTTGCTTCTTTACTTAGATACATTACTTGAATAGTATTAAAGCGTAAAAACTTTTGTTAATTGTGGCGCAAAGATACTATAACCGTTGCATAATTGCAACAGTTATAGTGATTAGTTAATTGGTGATTAGAGATTAGTTTTTGCATATCCACACATTCACTACCTTTGTCATTCTATGAGTGAAAAACAATACGCCACTTTTGAAACCGAATTCCGTGTGCGCCCGGATGATATAGATATGTTTCAGCATGTGCACAACAGCAAATACTTTGATTATGTGCTGGCCGCCCGGTACGACCAGATGGAACGCTGCTACGGTATGGCCATGGAGAAATTTATGGAACGTGGTTTTGGCTGGGTTGTACGTACCGCCCATGTAGAGTATAAACGCGCCCTAACCATGGGCGAATACTTTATTGTTAAAACAGGTATTGATACCATTAACGATAAAGGCTGCCGTGTAGTTTTTACTATCACCAATAAAGACACAACTAAAGTTTGTTGCGACGGCTGGTTTGATTACGTAATGATCGACATGGCAACCGGCCGTGGCGCTAAAGTGCCTGATGATGTGATTGAACACTATTCAAAATAATGCGATTGCCAAATTAAATAGTACCCGTTTTGCAATTGGCATTTCGAAGTTCAAACTCCATCACTCCCCTTCCGCTTTTACCGCAAACGTAGTATAATAATTATTGTAAAAAACTAAGTAAGCCACTACCCCATTTATTACAATCAAAGCCGCTATTTGCCTGTATAGGATCACAAAGAACAAACCCATAAACAGGCCTAACACATATTGCAGGTACCTGTCCATATTTAATCCCATCCAATAAAGCAGGCTGTGGAATAATAGTACAATACTTAAACCGAATGCTAACAGTTCAACAGCCAGCAATGGGTTAAAACGACTGAATAACCAGATACCCTCGGGCAGCAGCAACATTAAATAAACCAGCGCAAAACCAGCAAACAAACGCAGGCGGGTTTGCGGCAATCCCCTGGCGAAAATGAGGTAGGTTTCTTCAAACTTCCGTTCTTCAAATATTAACACGGCATGCGCAGTGGCAATAGCCAGCATAGCTATACCCGCGACGCGCACATCATGACTAACATCGGCAAACAACAAGAATACCCCGGTGACTATAAAGTATGATATAGTCTTGGTGATCACATATCGTACTTTCATATTATCAAACACCTGGTAAATAAACAGGCTATAGAATGGCTTGCGCCATTTGGTGCCGAAGCGTAAAAGTAACGATTGCTTCCCGCCATCAATTTGGCGGTTAACCAGTGTGGTGTAAATAAACCCTCCAAGCCATATCAGCAATACCAAGTACAGTAGTATCACCAGCGGACTTAAATAATAATGATGCCATGCTCCTACCACTACTGCTGTCAGTCCGTAAGCTATAATTGGCATTAACATAGCGCCCTGCGCCAGCATCCAGGCCTTTAACTGCTGGCCTTTACTAAATGATGTGCTGCTGTAAAATAAAAACTGCTGGTTAACGCCAAATATCTGCCCGGCGGTATAGTGCCACGTTTTAATACTGTATAGTAACCAAATGACAAACACAACCATCAGCATTAGCGGACTGGTTATAAAAGCCAGCATTAGGGTTTTGTGATAATTCAGCAACTGGCCCGCTTCTACCGAGCCGACTAAAGCCAGGAACACAAAAAGAAACAAACCGGCATGTACCCGATAAAATCCACGGGCAAATATTTTGACAAGTACACGACTTAATGATGACTCCATTATTTAGTTTAATCGAAACGAATCTTTTTAGCTTTTTCTAATTCTTATTTATTTTTATCCATTATTACTTATTCTTATTCGATTTCTATGTTTTCGCTAAATATTATTCGTTTTCTTGAAGATTTAGAGTTTGGTTCTCTACCAGTAATTCTTTTGCATTTGGCAACTCTTCCGGGTCAAGCGGCTGATGTGATGTGAGGAGGAAACTGGTGCCTTGCTGAGCATGCTGTTCGGCCATCCAGCCATATAATATTTTTAATGATGCAGTATCGATAGTGATCAGCGGTTCATCCAAAAGTATAATATCGGGCTTACCTAAAAATGCCAGCAATAACGACAACTTTTTCATCATTCCGCTGGAATATGAACCAACCGGGCCGTCAATATAGCTGGTCATGTACATGCTCTCTATTAGTTGCTGCTCCTGCCCTGCCGGCGCGCCTTTAGCATCAGCAAACAGGCTGATCATTTCCCTGCCGGTCAAAAATTCAGGGAATAACGGCTCAGCCTCGGCAAAGTTAACCAACTTGCGATAAGCTACGGGTTGTTTAGTAATGCTGATACTGTTGTTCAGCAATATGTCACCCTTAAAAGAAAGTATGCCAGCAATTGATTTCAGCAGCGTACTTTTCCCTGATCCATTTACGCCCCTTATCCAATAAATACCGGGCTCAATAGTCAGTTCATCTATTTTTAGCGCAGGGAAACTGCCGTAACGTTTTTCGAATTTTTGAAAGTGAAGCATGGTGTTGTTAATGCGGAAGTCGAAATATTAAAAAGTTACGCTTTCATCGCCCCTTCTATCAAACTTCCATAAAACTCGCTAACATCCATACCAGCGGCGCGTACCTGTTGCGGTATCAGGCTGGCGGCTGACTGCCCCGGAGTAGTGTTCACTTCAATAAAGTAAAAATCGTTGGTATTTTCCTGTAGGATGAAATCTATCCTTACCATCCCTTTGCAGTTCAGGCGCAGATAAATTTCAGTTACTATAGCGGCAATCTCCGCATTCTTTTCAGGGGACAGGTCAGCCGGGGTTATTTCTTTTGAGACGCCTGCGGTGTATTTGGCTTCATAGTCAAAAAACTCCTTACTGCTGATAATCTCCGTTGCAGGCAATACTGTTAAATGACCGTTCACCCGGGCTACGCCAATGCTAAATTCGCGGCCTTTAATAAATTCCTCTACCAAAACCTGGTCATCTTCGTTAAAAGCCTTTTCCAGCGCTTCAGGCAACGCGGCCACGTTGTGCACTTTGCTCATTCCCACACTGCTGCCACCATTATTTGGTTTAATAAATAACGGGAATTGCAGGGTATTGGCAATCACGGCCACCTCGTGCAGGTCGCGGTCAAATAACTGTAACGACTTAGCCGTGTGCAGGTTATGTATACTATGGATAATTGCTTTGGTATAAGCTTTGTTCATTGTAATGGCAGATGTGGTAGCGTCGCAA of the Mucilaginibacter boryungensis genome contains:
- the rpsO gene encoding 30S ribosomal protein S15, producing the protein MYLSKEAKAEIFAKHGGVATNTGSTEAQVALFTTRIAHLTGHLKKNRKDFSTQLSLQKLVGKRRGLLAYLYKKDIERYRAIIKALELRDIIK
- a CDS encoding acyl-CoA thioesterase; translation: MSEKQYATFETEFRVRPDDIDMFQHVHNSKYFDYVLAARYDQMERCYGMAMEKFMERGFGWVVRTAHVEYKRALTMGEYFIVKTGIDTINDKGCRVVFTITNKDTTKVCCDGWFDYVMIDMATGRGAKVPDDVIEHYSK
- a CDS encoding ABC transporter ATP-binding protein, whose translation is MLHFQKFEKRYGSFPALKIDELTIEPGIYWIRGVNGSGKSTLLKSIAGILSFKGDILLNNSISITKQPVAYRKLVNFAEAEPLFPEFLTGREMISLFADAKGAPAGQEQQLIESMYMTSYIDGPVGSYSSGMMKKLSLLLAFLGKPDIILLDEPLITIDTASLKILYGWMAEQHAQQGTSFLLTSHQPLDPEELPNAKELLVENQTLNLQENE
- a CDS encoding D-alanine--D-alanine ligase, which encodes MATKQIALIAGGYTGEYEVSLNSAKNIKANLDPAKYTVYIVLVNRDRWFHEANGEQVDIDKNDFSLTLNGQKIKFDAAFITIHGTPGEDGKLQGYFDMLGVPYNTCDATTSAITMNKAYTKAIIHSIHNLHTAKSLQLFDRDLHEVAVIANTLQFPLFIKPNNGGSSVGMSKVHNVAALPEALEKAFNEDDQVLVEEFIKGREFSIGVARVNGHLTVLPATEIISSKEFFDYEAKYTAGVSKEITPADLSPEKNAEIAAIVTEIYLRLNCKGMVRIDFILQENTNDFYFIEVNTTPGQSAASLIPQQVRAAGMDVSEFYGSLIEGAMKA